Proteins encoded together in one Nitrospiraceae bacterium window:
- a CDS encoding PDZ domain-containing protein, with translation MKRTFFILLIFCLYSCVSMQKPITPTISGYSNSKDFLKYKKIAVLPFVDAPNAPQSGQIVQGIVNQVLAKTGFEVAERARLIDILNEQKLATSGLIEGSKQLEIGKLLGVKAIVVGEVGQYYTQQRHTTSTTSYYNMPLYGGGSMIVPFTQQGQQWIENYISIALRILDVENGNLIYSGSGTYHKGVTNPHQQLAEYITEDLIADWFKCSGAIGFKYKYNEQIKMLISIVDIVYENSPAEKAGLKVGDQILKWNGKNLKTSFATLDLEDRSLICSNVGDKVVIDIKRNGQLLILEMVAGDRALVLP, from the coding sequence GTTTATACTCTTGTGTATCAATGCAAAAACCGATAACACCAACTATTAGTGGGTATTCAAATTCAAAGGATTTTCTTAAATATAAAAAAATAGCTGTTTTGCCTTTTGTCGATGCTCCCAATGCCCCACAGTCTGGACAGATTGTTCAAGGGATAGTAAACCAAGTTTTGGCAAAAACTGGATTTGAAGTTGCAGAACGTGCGAGATTGATTGATATTTTAAATGAGCAAAAGCTTGCAACATCAGGCTTAATAGAAGGCTCTAAACAGCTTGAGATTGGTAAATTATTAGGTGTTAAGGCTATTGTTGTTGGAGAAGTTGGACAATATTATACGCAGCAAAGGCACACTACCTCTACAACATCTTATTATAATATGCCTTTGTATGGCGGTGGTTCTATGATCGTTCCATTTACCCAGCAAGGACAACAATGGATAGAAAATTATATTTCTATAGCACTCAGAATACTAGATGTTGAAAACGGAAATCTAATATATTCTGGTAGTGGGACATATCATAAAGGAGTTACCAATCCACATCAGCAACTTGCAGAGTATATAACAGAGGATTTAATCGCAGATTGGTTTAAATGCTCTGGGGCGATTGGTTTCAAATATAAATATAATGAGCAAATAAAAATGCTAATAAGCATTGTTGACATTGTGTATGAAAATTCTCCTGCTGAAAAAGCTGGATTAAAAGTTGGTGATCAGATATTAAAATGGAATGGTAAAAATTTAAAAACTTCGTTTGCTACCCTAGACCTTGAAGACCGTAGTTTGATATGTTCTAATGTGGGAGACAAGGTAGTTATTGATATTAAACGCAACGGGCAATTGTTGATTCTTGAAATGGTAGCTGGAGATAGAGCGTTAGTCTTGCCGTAA
- a CDS encoding aminodeoxychorismate/anthranilate synthase component II, whose amino-acid sequence MLLMIDNYDSFTYNLVQYLGELGADVKVYRNDKITINEIESLNPERIVISPGPCTPKEAGISVELIKHFAGKIPILGVCLGHQSIGAAFGGEIIRAPFLMHGKTSMIHHDKKTIFEGLQNPFQATRYHSLIINKETLPSCLEISAWIDNIIMGVRHKDFIVEGVQFHPESILTKAGKDLLKNFLKLSY is encoded by the coding sequence ATGTTATTGATGATTGATAATTATGACTCTTTCACTTACAACCTTGTTCAGTATCTAGGCGAGCTTGGTGCAGACGTAAAAGTTTACAGGAATGACAAAATAACAATAAATGAAATCGAATCGCTGAACCCTGAGAGAATTGTTATTTCTCCCGGGCCCTGCACTCCAAAAGAAGCAGGCATATCTGTCGAGCTTATTAAACATTTTGCGGGAAAGATACCAATTCTCGGTGTCTGCCTCGGTCATCAGTCTATCGGCGCTGCATTTGGAGGAGAAATTATCAGAGCGCCTTTTTTGATGCACGGCAAGACATCAATGATCCATCATGACAAGAAAACAATATTTGAAGGCCTGCAAAATCCATTTCAGGCAACAAGATATCATTCCCTCATTATTAACAAAGAAACGCTTCCTTCATGTCTTGAGATAAGCGCATGGATTGACAATATTATTATGGGCGTAAGACATAAGGATTTTATCGTCGAAGGTGTACAGTTCCATCCAGAATCCATACTTACCAAAGCTGGCAAAGACCTGTTGAAGAATTTTCTGAAACTGAGTTATTAG